One window of the Tetragenococcus koreensis genome contains the following:
- a CDS encoding dipeptidase, with product MNVVDMHCDTIMKIYQSPVNDQSHLKKNSFQLDIPKMQEGDYLLQNFAIFIDKKSVDSSYEEAKNMIDCFYAEMKANEDQIRPITHYEQILENGLNERMSALLTMEEGAPIEGSVEKLEEFYDLGVRMMTLTWNYPNEIGYPNAIFADDNNQLTDQTQRGLTNKGIEIVQRMDELGMIIDVSHGSDALVNDVLQYTKRPFVASHSNTRKICPHFRNLPDDLIKKIAERGGVIGINFSASFLQDAKEKGSLINAICRHARHLYNVGGIESIGLGTDFDGIPVHGDLPDGTILPKIYDALRKSDFSSEQVDQIFNKNVLHLYQDFLI from the coding sequence ATGAATGTTGTAGATATGCATTGTGATACAATTATGAAAATTTATCAATCACCTGTAAATGATCAAAGTCATCTAAAGAAAAATAGTTTTCAATTAGATATTCCTAAAATGCAAGAAGGCGATTACTTATTACAAAATTTTGCCATTTTTATTGATAAAAAATCAGTTGACTCTTCTTATGAAGAAGCCAAAAACATGATTGACTGTTTTTATGCAGAAATGAAAGCCAATGAGGATCAGATCCGTCCAATCACTCATTACGAACAAATTTTAGAAAATGGTTTAAATGAACGTATGAGCGCTCTGCTAACAATGGAGGAAGGCGCTCCTATCGAAGGTAGCGTTGAAAAACTAGAAGAGTTTTATGATCTAGGTGTACGAATGATGACACTTACTTGGAATTATCCCAATGAAATTGGCTATCCAAATGCTATTTTTGCTGATGATAACAACCAATTAACCGACCAAACACAAAGAGGCTTAACAAATAAAGGAATCGAAATTGTTCAGCGAATGGATGAGCTGGGAATGATCATTGATGTTTCTCATGGTTCCGATGCGCTGGTTAATGACGTTTTACAGTATACTAAGCGTCCGTTTGTTGCCAGTCACTCCAATACTCGTAAAATTTGCCCCCATTTCCGCAATTTGCCTGACGACTTAATCAAAAAAATCGCAGAACGCGGAGGCGTGATTGGCATCAACTTTTCTGCTAGCTTTTTACAAGACGCTAAAGAAAAGGGTTCCTTGATCAATGCTATTTGTCGTCATGCTCGTCACCTTTATAATGTAGGCGGCATCGAATCAATTGGCTTAGGCACTGATTTTGACGGTATCCCAGTACATGGAGATTTACCAGACGGAACAATTTTACCCAAAATTTATGATGCTCTACGTAAATCTGATTTTTCTAGTGAACAAGTCGATCAAATTTTCAACAAAAACGTTTTGCATTTATATCAAGATTTTTTAATTTAA
- a CDS encoding glycosyltransferase — protein sequence MKVLLYFEGEKMLEKSGIGRAFDHQKKALESAGIEYTTDAKSKDYDILHINTYGLNTRKMIQQAKRQEKKVVYHAHSNAEDFKNSFIGSNAVTPLYKKYIVSLYSLGDHLITPTLYAKRILQSYGIQKPIDVVSNGINLAQFKPDAKKEQEFRAYFNLAAEQKVIISVGLYFYRKGIVDFVEIARRFPQYTFIWFGHISLYSVPKEIRKIVQYDHPDNVIFPGYIKGDIIEGAYSNADLFFFPSYEETEGIVVLEALASSQNVLVRDIPVYEGWLQDKQNCYMGHDNAEFSQLLEGIVEKKLPDLSKNGWQTAQTKSIQHIGTELKNVYEMVLS from the coding sequence TTGAAGGTATTGCTTTATTTTGAAGGTGAAAAAATGCTAGAAAAATCAGGGATTGGTCGAGCATTTGACCATCAAAAGAAGGCATTGGAAAGCGCAGGAATTGAATATACCACTGATGCCAAAAGCAAGGACTACGATATTTTACATATTAATACGTATGGCCTAAATACTCGAAAAATGATTCAGCAAGCCAAAAGGCAAGAGAAAAAAGTGGTTTATCATGCCCATTCTAACGCAGAAGATTTCAAGAATTCATTTATCGGTTCTAATGCAGTTACACCTTTATATAAAAAATATATTGTCAGTCTTTACTCTTTAGGGGACCATTTAATCACACCAACACTATATGCTAAACGTATTCTACAAAGTTACGGCATTCAGAAACCTATTGATGTAGTGTCTAATGGGATTAATTTGGCCCAATTTAAGCCTGATGCTAAAAAGGAGCAGGAATTTCGAGCATATTTTAATTTAGCTGCTGAACAGAAAGTGATTATCTCTGTGGGGCTTTATTTCTATCGTAAAGGTATTGTTGATTTTGTCGAAATTGCTAGACGTTTTCCGCAATATACATTCATATGGTTTGGTCATATTTCCTTATATTCTGTGCCAAAAGAGATTCGTAAAATTGTACAATATGATCATCCGGATAATGTCATATTTCCTGGCTATATCAAAGGTGACATCATTGAGGGTGCTTATTCCAACGCAGATTTATTTTTCTTTCCTTCTTATGAAGAAACGGAAGGAATCGTGGTTTTAGAAGCCTTAGCAAGTTCACAAAATGTGCTTGTACGTGATATTCCTGTCTATGAAGGCTGGTTACAAGACAAACAAAATTGCTATATGGGGCATGATAATGCTGAATTTAGTCAATTACTAGAAGGTATTGTAGAAAAAAAGTTGCCTGATCTTTCAAAAAATGGGTGGCAAACAGCACAAACAAAAAGCATTCAACATATCGGTACTGAATTAAAAAATGTATATGAAATGGTGCTTTCTTAA
- a CDS encoding glycosyltransferase family 4 protein: MKIGFFTDTYFPQVSGVATSIKTLKDELVKLGHEVIIFTTTDPNAPDDEEGIIRMPSVPFISFKDRRIVVRGMWDAYMIAKEFELDLVHTHTEFGVGFLGKVVGKSLHIPVVHTYHTMYEDYLHYIAHGKVLRPTHVKIFSRVFANHTSGVVCPSERVIATLRKYGVVTPMRIIPTGIETKKFEPNENTPTEIAQLRTFLGMEKDETFLLSLSRLSYEKNIQALIQKLPDILQVKPSVRLVIVGKGPYEEELKQLAFIEGITDRVLFVGEVPNDQVALYYQAADYFVCTSTSESQGLTYLEAMASGTQLVVEGNDYLDHLVDDFSLGATFKTDDEFASMLLSYMAENPAKNPEVLARKKYEISAESFGKSMLAFYNETIVYYEKVQAEKEQRPEVDTSTKTKKHKRLFKGIFH, encoded by the coding sequence GTGAAAATCGGATTTTTCACAGATACTTACTTTCCTCAAGTAAGTGGAGTTGCTACATCAATTAAAACTTTAAAAGATGAATTAGTTAAATTAGGGCATGAAGTAATCATATTTACCACCACTGATCCTAATGCGCCTGATGATGAAGAAGGGATTATTCGCATGCCGAGTGTGCCTTTTATCTCATTTAAAGACCGCCGTATTGTGGTACGTGGTATGTGGGATGCGTATATGATCGCAAAAGAATTTGAATTAGATTTGGTCCATACTCATACCGAATTCGGGGTTGGATTTTTAGGAAAAGTAGTGGGGAAAAGCTTGCATATCCCTGTTGTCCATACTTATCATACAATGTATGAAGATTATTTACATTATATCGCTCACGGAAAAGTGCTTCGGCCAACTCATGTAAAAATTTTTTCTCGAGTATTTGCTAACCATACGTCTGGGGTAGTTTGTCCTAGTGAACGAGTGATAGCTACGTTAAGAAAATATGGTGTGGTTACGCCAATGCGCATTATTCCAACGGGGATTGAAACAAAAAAATTTGAGCCAAACGAAAACACACCTACAGAAATAGCACAATTACGAACTTTTTTGGGAATGGAAAAAGATGAAACGTTTCTTCTTTCTCTTAGTCGGCTTTCTTACGAAAAAAACATTCAAGCTTTGATCCAAAAATTACCTGATATTTTACAAGTGAAACCTAGCGTACGATTAGTAATTGTAGGAAAAGGGCCTTATGAAGAAGAATTAAAGCAGTTAGCTTTTATTGAAGGAATAACAGATAGGGTACTGTTTGTCGGAGAGGTGCCTAATGATCAAGTAGCATTGTATTATCAAGCAGCTGATTATTTTGTTTGTACTTCTACTTCAGAAAGCCAGGGGTTAACATATCTGGAAGCAATGGCCTCTGGAACACAACTTGTAGTTGAAGGGAATGATTATTTAGATCATTTGGTGGATGATTTTTCACTAGGAGCCACTTTTAAAACAGATGATGAATTTGCGTCCATGCTGCTTTCTTATATGGCAGAAAACCCTGCTAAAAATCCGGAAGTTTTAGCTAGAAAAAAATACGAAATTTCAGCAGAAAGCTTTGGCAAATCCATGCTGGCTTTTTATAATGAGACGATTGTCTATTATGAAAAAGTTCAAGCTGAGAAAGAACAGCGACCTGAAGTTGATACAAGCACCAAAACGAAAAAACACAAACGATTATTTAAAGGGATTTTCCATTAA
- a CDS encoding NAD(P)-dependent oxidoreductase, with translation MKIGFIGTGVMGHAIIVNLMNAGHELFVYNRTKSKTDDLVANGATWKDTPKEIAAASEIIFTMVGYPQDVEQVYYDESTGIFASDVKDKILVDLTTSTPSLAEKINQTANDKGAASLDAPVSGGDLGAQNATLTIMVGGEQTVYNKVMPLFEKMGKTYTLHGTAGKGQHTKMANQIMIAGTMTGMTEMLVYADKAGLSLQKVMDTLAGGGAANWSMTNYGPRILKDDYSPGFFVKHFIKDLKIALDEAKKMSLDLPSTQLATQLYEKLADQGNENDGTQALIKLWWKERTNS, from the coding sequence ATGAAAATTGGTTTTATCGGAACAGGAGTTATGGGACATGCAATTATCGTAAATTTAATGAACGCAGGTCATGAGTTATTTGTCTATAACCGAACAAAAAGTAAAACTGACGACCTAGTAGCAAATGGTGCGACTTGGAAAGATACACCCAAAGAAATTGCTGCTGCTAGTGAAATAATTTTTACCATGGTCGGTTATCCGCAAGATGTTGAACAAGTCTATTATGATGAGTCGACAGGAATTTTTGCTAGCGATGTCAAAGATAAAATTTTAGTCGATTTAACGACTAGTACACCTTCTTTGGCTGAAAAAATTAATCAAACTGCTAACGATAAAGGAGCTGCTAGCTTAGATGCTCCGGTTTCTGGTGGAGATTTGGGCGCACAAAATGCGACATTAACTATTATGGTAGGCGGCGAACAAACAGTTTACAATAAGGTGATGCCACTTTTTGAAAAAATGGGTAAAACTTATACATTGCATGGTACAGCCGGTAAAGGGCAACATACTAAAATGGCTAATCAAATTATGATCGCTGGAACTATGACTGGTATGACTGAAATGCTGGTTTATGCAGATAAAGCAGGACTATCCTTACAAAAAGTTATGGATACATTGGCTGGTGGCGGTGCTGCCAATTGGTCAATGACTAATTACGGTCCGCGTATTTTAAAAGACGATTATTCACCAGGCTTTTTTGTTAAACATTTTATTAAAGATTTGAAGATTGCTTTAGATGAAGCGAAAAAAATGTCATTGGATTTACCTAGTACCCAATTAGCTACTCAACTTTATGAAAAACTGGCAGATCAAGGCAACGAAAATGACGGAACCCAAGCATTAATCAAACTTTGGTGGAAAGAGAGAACAAATTCTTAA
- a CDS encoding YkuJ family protein — MQSSQLVAIIKRLEAMVEAQDSEVQVRRFEKEGVEKCTVTYDNSTETFELTEAQTNQAYQFDNIDIVAMEIYDLIQ; from the coding sequence ATGCAAAGTTCCCAATTAGTTGCTATCATTAAACGACTGGAAGCTATGGTCGAAGCACAAGATAGTGAAGTGCAGGTACGCCGTTTTGAAAAAGAAGGCGTTGAAAAATGTACAGTAACCTATGACAATTCAACAGAAACATTTGAGTTAACTGAAGCTCAAACGAATCAAGCTTACCAATTCGATAATATTGATATTGTGGCAATGGAAATTTATGATTTAATACAATAA
- a CDS encoding deoxynucleoside kinase, producing MIVMAGMIGAGKTTYTTKIAKELHTQPFYEAVDENPILNKYYNNPEKYGFALQIYFLNKRFKSIKEAFFDQNNVLDRSIYEDALFTKINVENGNISIEEYQLYLELLDNMMEELATLPKKAPDLMIYLDASFDHILTNIQKRGRTFEQPTKENGLLTYYQQLHTAYGDWFEQYDHGPKLKIDANRYDVTKEKDWQNVFDQIQTKLNRKEMTIG from the coding sequence GTGATAGTAATGGCAGGAATGATTGGGGCAGGAAAGACGACCTATACAACCAAAATAGCAAAAGAGTTACATACGCAGCCGTTTTATGAAGCTGTGGATGAAAATCCTATTTTAAACAAATATTATAATAATCCAGAAAAGTATGGCTTTGCTTTACAAATTTATTTTTTAAACAAACGTTTTAAAAGTATCAAAGAAGCATTTTTTGATCAAAATAATGTATTGGATCGTTCTATTTATGAAGATGCGTTGTTTACCAAAATCAATGTAGAAAACGGCAATATCAGTATAGAAGAATATCAACTTTATTTAGAACTATTAGATAATATGATGGAAGAACTAGCGACACTGCCCAAAAAAGCGCCTGATTTAATGATCTATCTAGATGCTAGTTTTGACCATATATTAACCAATATCCAAAAACGTGGCAGAACATTTGAACAACCAACCAAAGAAAACGGACTGTTAACTTACTATCAGCAATTGCATACAGCTTACGGTGATTGGTTTGAGCAATATGATCACGGCCCTAAACTAAAAATTGATGCCAATCGTTATGATGTGACAAAAGAGAAAGACTGGCAAAATGTATTCGACCAGATCCAAACGAAACTTAATAGAAAGGAAATGACAATTGGGTAA
- a CDS encoding nucleoside 2-deoxyribosyltransferase, whose translation MGKDKQKQPLVKVYLGTPYFNEEQKKRVEKAKKALEKNDTVAVIHFPFDFQYKEATLDDPKEIFGTLTWQNATYQNDLSAMSTADCGVFLYDLDQIDDGSAFEIGFMRALHKPVLVFPFSKELDKQELNLMIARGTTNFIDSFEKLSTYDFNHFPSEPQAPIDVF comes from the coding sequence TTGGGTAAAGATAAGCAAAAACAACCGCTAGTCAAAGTTTACTTAGGGACACCCTATTTTAATGAAGAACAGAAAAAGCGTGTTGAAAAAGCTAAAAAAGCACTTGAAAAAAATGATACAGTAGCCGTTATTCATTTTCCCTTTGATTTTCAATATAAAGAAGCAACGCTTGATGATCCAAAAGAAATATTTGGTACGCTTACTTGGCAAAATGCTACTTATCAAAATGATTTGTCTGCTATGAGTACTGCGGATTGCGGCGTATTTTTGTATGATTTGGATCAAATTGATGATGGTTCTGCGTTTGAAATTGGGTTTATGCGTGCACTGCACAAACCTGTTTTAGTGTTTCCTTTTAGTAAAGAGCTTGATAAACAGGAGTTAAATTTAATGATTGCACGCGGAACAACGAATTTTATCGATTCATTTGAAAAACTAAGTACGTATGACTTTAATCATTTCCCTAGTGAGCCACAAGCTCCTATTGATGTATTTTAA
- a CDS encoding MarR family winged helix-turn-helix transcriptional regulator translates to MEPNFERINTLLVEAFNDILVIEESELKKSQFKDLSITEMHTIEAIGMYEKKTTSEVAKQLSITVGTLTIAINRLVKKDYVERLRSEDDRRVVKLGLTKKGRLIFRVHQHFHMQMVKSILEGMDSEESVALQKALENLHDFLQDYK, encoded by the coding sequence ATGGAGCCCAATTTTGAACGAATCAATACATTATTAGTTGAGGCTTTTAATGATATCTTAGTGATCGAAGAATCTGAGCTGAAAAAGTCGCAATTTAAAGATTTATCGATTACTGAGATGCATACAATAGAAGCGATCGGTATGTACGAAAAAAAGACTACTTCTGAAGTAGCCAAACAACTTTCGATCACTGTTGGGACATTGACGATCGCAATCAATCGTTTGGTAAAAAAAGACTATGTTGAACGTCTTCGTAGTGAAGATGATCGACGAGTTGTCAAATTAGGTTTGACCAAAAAGGGGAGATTGATTTTCCGTGTCCATCAGCATTTTCATATGCAAATGGTCAAAAGTATTTTGGAAGGCATGGACAGTGAAGAGTCTGTGGCTTTACAAAAGGCATTGGAAAATCTTCATGATTTCCTACAAGATTATAAGTGA
- a CDS encoding beta-ketoacyl-ACP synthase III has translation MNSFGQITQTASFVPEKVVTNDQLAQIMDTSDEWIQSRTGIKKRHIATTQNTSDLCIKVAETLLKKSEYAAADLDFIIVATMSPDYNSPSVACLVQGAIGANHAMCFDLSAACSGFVYALSMGDKMIRTGSKKGLIIGGEVISKVLDWTDRTTAVLFGDGAGGVLLEAAEKEHITAENLQADGTRAMSLTSGFTAVNNPYTEDGTKQSPYLSMEGREIFDFAVRDVVQQIKKVMDEQNKEIDYFLLHQANARILDKIAKKVNVSRAKFLQNMDSYGNTSAASIPILLDEAVASKKIVLGNQQNVILSGFGGGLTWATLSVVL, from the coding sequence ATGAATAGTTTTGGACAGATCACACAAACAGCCAGTTTCGTTCCTGAAAAAGTCGTGACCAACGATCAATTAGCGCAAATCATGGATACCAGTGATGAATGGATTCAATCTCGTACAGGGATTAAAAAACGACACATTGCAACAACTCAGAACACTTCGGATCTTTGTATTAAAGTAGCAGAAACACTACTTAAAAAAAGTGAGTATGCTGCTGCAGATCTTGATTTTATCATTGTTGCAACGATGTCTCCTGATTACAATAGTCCTTCGGTTGCTTGCTTAGTGCAAGGAGCAATTGGTGCAAACCATGCAATGTGTTTTGATTTAAGCGCTGCCTGTTCAGGTTTTGTTTATGCATTATCAATGGGCGATAAGATGATACGCACTGGTTCTAAAAAGGGCTTGATCATTGGTGGGGAAGTTATCTCTAAAGTGCTAGATTGGACCGATCGGACAACTGCAGTGTTATTTGGTGATGGTGCTGGTGGTGTTTTATTAGAAGCAGCAGAAAAAGAACATATCACGGCTGAAAATCTACAAGCAGATGGGACGCGAGCGATGTCTTTGACGTCTGGTTTTACCGCCGTTAATAATCCATATACAGAAGATGGCACGAAGCAAAGTCCTTACTTATCAATGGAAGGACGCGAAATTTTTGATTTTGCGGTAAGAGACGTAGTACAACAAATCAAAAAAGTGATGGATGAACAAAATAAAGAAATCGATTATTTCTTACTTCATCAAGCGAATGCGCGTATTTTAGATAAAATCGCGAAGAAAGTCAATGTTTCCAGAGCAAAATTTTTACAAAACATGGACAGTTATGGAAATACCTCTGCTGCCTCAATTCCAATTTTATTGGATGAAGCAGTAGCAAGTAAAAAAATTGTTCTTGGAAACCAACAAAATGTGATACTTTCAGGTTTTGGCGGCGGATTAACTTGGGCAACCTTGTCAGTCGTATTATAA
- a CDS encoding acyl carrier protein, with product MVFEKIQGIVAEELDKEKDEIKLSTNIQEDLEADSLDLFQIINEIEDEFDVKIETDEGIQTVDDLVKYVEKQQA from the coding sequence ATGGTATTCGAAAAAATTCAAGGAATCGTAGCAGAAGAATTAGATAAGGAAAAAGACGAAATTAAATTGTCAACAAACATCCAAGAGGACTTAGAAGCTGACAGCTTGGATCTATTCCAAATTATCAACGAAATCGAAGACGAATTTGATGTAAAAATTGAAACAGATGAAGGCATCCAAACAGTCGATGATTTAGTGAAATACGTAGAAAAACAACAAGCTTAA
- the fabD gene encoding ACP S-malonyltransferase, producing the protein MKTAFLFSGQGDQYPGMGKELYDQYEIVRDTFEQASNVLNYDMAELCFTENDKLDLTEYTQPAILTVSVAFLRLLKEKGIQPDAVAGLSLGEYSALVASGALDFSTAVALVAKRGKYMAEAAPQGVGKMVAVMNAPIDTIEEACKKASEHGIVAPANYNTPKQIVIGGEKEAVDHAVDLLTEAGVRRMIPLNVSGPFHTKLLEPAAKQLKETLQNVTFNEMQIPVISNTTANVMQQDEIKHLLELQVKSPVRFYESVATLKDLGIERVVEVGPGKTITGFMKKIDKTIKMNRVSDLKTLQETEEFV; encoded by the coding sequence ATGAAAACAGCTTTTTTATTTAGCGGTCAGGGAGATCAATATCCTGGTATGGGAAAAGAACTCTATGATCAATACGAAATTGTCAGAGACACATTTGAACAAGCGTCAAATGTTTTAAATTATGATATGGCAGAATTATGCTTTACCGAAAATGATAAACTGGATCTAACCGAATATACACAACCTGCTATTTTAACGGTCAGTGTTGCTTTTTTGCGATTACTAAAAGAAAAGGGTATTCAACCTGATGCTGTTGCAGGTTTGAGCTTAGGCGAATATTCTGCACTAGTGGCAAGTGGAGCATTAGACTTTTCCACAGCAGTTGCTTTAGTTGCAAAACGTGGAAAGTATATGGCAGAGGCGGCTCCACAAGGCGTTGGTAAAATGGTAGCAGTCATGAACGCACCGATAGATACGATTGAAGAGGCTTGTAAAAAAGCTAGTGAACATGGAATTGTGGCACCGGCTAATTATAATACGCCTAAACAAATTGTCATCGGCGGTGAAAAAGAAGCAGTTGATCATGCAGTTGATTTATTAACCGAGGCAGGCGTACGTCGTATGATCCCTTTGAACGTCAGTGGCCCTTTTCATACGAAACTTTTAGAACCAGCAGCTAAACAATTAAAAGAAACATTACAAAATGTAACTTTTAATGAAATGCAAATTCCGGTTATCAGCAATACCACTGCTAACGTTATGCAGCAAGACGAAATCAAACATTTATTGGAATTACAAGTTAAATCGCCTGTTCGTTTTTATGAAAGTGTTGCAACTTTAAAAGATTTGGGGATTGAACGCGTAGTCGAAGTGGGTCCTGGAAAGACGATCACAGGATTTATGAAAAAAATTGATAAAACAATAAAAATGAACCGTGTTTCAGATTTGAAGACCTTGCAAGAAACAGAAGAATTTGTTTAA
- the fabG gene encoding 3-oxoacyl-[acyl-carrier-protein] reductase gives MELQNKNVFVTGSTRGIGLAIAKAFAQQGANIVLNGRKEISAELIAEIETFGVKCIGISGDISDFSSAKDMLEQAQEQLGEIQVLVNNAGMNNDKLLLRMKEEDFEDVLKVNLTGTFNMTQHILKKMMKQKAGVIINISSVSGLIGNVGQANYAASKAGVVGFTKTVAKEAAPRGITCNAIAPGFIATDMTDVLSDKIKAQINETIPLQHLGSPEDVAKTAVFLAQSPYITGQVISVDGGLVMQG, from the coding sequence ATGGAACTGCAAAATAAAAATGTATTTGTTACTGGCAGTACTCGTGGCATTGGATTAGCTATTGCTAAAGCATTTGCGCAGCAAGGTGCTAACATTGTACTTAATGGACGCAAAGAAATTTCTGCGGAATTAATTGCCGAAATTGAGACTTTTGGGGTAAAATGTATTGGTATATCTGGTGATATTTCTGATTTTTCAAGCGCCAAAGATATGCTTGAACAAGCCCAAGAGCAATTAGGTGAAATTCAGGTGTTGGTCAATAATGCAGGAATGAATAACGACAAATTATTGCTCCGCATGAAAGAAGAAGACTTTGAAGATGTTTTGAAAGTTAACCTAACTGGAACCTTCAATATGACCCAACATATCCTGAAAAAAATGATGAAACAAAAAGCAGGCGTTATTATCAATATCTCCAGCGTTTCTGGTTTGATAGGCAATGTCGGTCAAGCAAACTATGCTGCAAGTAAAGCTGGTGTTGTTGGGTTTACTAAAACAGTAGCCAAAGAAGCAGCACCACGTGGTATTACTTGCAATGCGATTGCGCCCGGTTTTATTGCTACGGATATGACAGATGTTTTGTCGGATAAAATTAAAGCACAAATCAACGAAACTATTCCATTGCAGCATTTAGGTAGCCCAGAAGACGTAGCTAAAACAGCCGTTTTCTTAGCTCAAAGTCCTTATATTACAGGACAAGTGATTAGTGTTGATGGTGGTTTAGTGATGCAAGGTTAA
- the fabF gene encoding beta-ketoacyl-ACP synthase II — translation MNRVVITGYGVVSPIGNDPETFLSSLQNGTNGIDKITKFDAEDTGVSVAGEVKDFPREKYFKKKDTKRMDLFSLYGVYAALDALEMAKLDTEKTDMDRFGVMVGSGIGGLPTIQEQVTRMNEKGADRVSPMFVPMSIVNMVAGNIAMRVGAKGICTSIVTACASGNNSIGEAFRNIKHGYQDVMLAGGSESTICEIGIAGFASLTALSRNEDPNHASTPFDTNRSGFVMGEGAGVLLMESLEHAQARGANILGEVVGYGANCDAYHMTAPNPDGSGAGKAMKLAMDEAQITPEQIGYVNAHGTATPANDVSEATAIHYGLGEHAKDVYVSSTKSMTGHLLGAAGGIESVASLLALQHQFVPASINVTEQDPDIDLNVVKNQSIDANLDYVLSNSMGFGGHNAVLLMKRWEA, via the coding sequence ATGAATCGAGTAGTTATTACAGGTTATGGTGTTGTTTCGCCGATCGGCAATGACCCAGAAACCTTTTTATCAAGTTTACAAAATGGGACAAACGGGATTGATAAAATCACGAAGTTTGATGCAGAAGATACCGGCGTTTCAGTAGCAGGTGAGGTCAAAGACTTTCCCAGAGAGAAATATTTTAAGAAAAAAGATACTAAACGAATGGACCTTTTTTCACTTTATGGCGTTTATGCTGCACTTGATGCCCTTGAAATGGCAAAATTAGACACAGAGAAAACGGATATGGACCGTTTCGGTGTCATGGTGGGTTCTGGTATCGGTGGATTACCAACGATTCAAGAACAAGTGACACGCATGAACGAAAAGGGGGCCGATCGTGTTTCGCCAATGTTTGTACCAATGTCAATTGTGAATATGGTCGCTGGAAATATCGCTATGCGTGTAGGTGCTAAAGGTATTTGCACATCCATTGTTACAGCATGTGCTTCTGGCAATAATTCTATTGGCGAAGCTTTCCGTAATATTAAACATGGTTATCAAGATGTGATGCTTGCGGGCGGATCTGAATCAACCATTTGTGAAATCGGCATTGCCGGCTTTGCTTCTTTAACTGCTTTAAGCCGTAACGAAGATCCTAATCATGCTTCAACGCCTTTTGATACTAATCGTTCAGGCTTTGTTATGGGTGAAGGTGCTGGTGTTCTTTTAATGGAATCACTAGAACATGCTCAAGCTCGCGGAGCTAATATTTTAGGGGAAGTTGTCGGCTATGGTGCTAACTGTGATGCTTATCATATGACCGCACCAAATCCTGATGGTTCAGGTGCCGGAAAAGCCATGAAATTAGCTATGGATGAAGCGCAAATCACTCCTGAACAAATCGGCTATGTTAATGCTCATGGAACAGCAACGCCGGCTAACGATGTATCAGAAGCGACCGCTATTCACTATGGTTTAGGCGAACATGCCAAAGATGTCTATGTCAGCAGTACCAAATCAATGACCGGACACTTGTTAGGAGCTGCCGGTGGAATCGAATCCGTTGCTTCCTTGTTAGCTTTACAACATCAATTTGTACCAGCTAGTATTAATGTAACTGAACAAGATCCAGACATTGATTTAAACGTGGTGAAAAACCAAAGTATCGACGCGAATTTAGACTATGTATTGAGCAATTCAATGGGCTTTGGTGGCCATAATGCGGTATTATTGATGAAACGTTGGGAGGCATAA
- the accB gene encoding acetyl-CoA carboxylase biotin carboxyl carrier protein codes for MQQEELKELLAIFDQSTLTEFDLKDGAFELYFNKTAAARSQAGQGNSAGASTETTVESAPTAQPATQQTVQSKTAEPEKEAVEGTDIVSPIVGVTYLRPAPEKPDFKKVGDHIEAGEVVCIVEAMKVMNEITSDVSGEIVEVLVENEQVVEFNQPLFRVKEG; via the coding sequence ATGCAACAAGAAGAATTGAAAGAATTGCTTGCAATCTTTGATCAATCTACTTTGACCGAATTTGATTTAAAAGACGGAGCTTTTGAATTATACTTTAATAAAACAGCAGCAGCAAGAAGTCAAGCTGGTCAAGGAAATAGTGCTGGAGCTTCAACAGAAACTACTGTAGAATCAGCACCAACAGCCCAACCAGCGACGCAACAAACTGTTCAGTCAAAAACAGCTGAACCAGAAAAAGAAGCGGTAGAAGGAACAGATATCGTTTCTCCAATCGTTGGCGTTACTTATTTACGTCCAGCGCCGGAAAAACCTGATTTCAAAAAAGTTGGGGATCATATCGAAGCTGGGGAAGTCGTTTGTATCGTTGAAGCGATGAAAGTGATGAATGAAATTACCAGTGACGTATCTGGCGAAATTGTTGAAGTATTAGTAGAAAATGAGCAAGTGGTCGAATTTAATCAACCATTGTTCCGGGTGAAAGAAGGCTAA